A genomic window from Flavobacterium hankyongi includes:
- a CDS encoding YcxB family protein — MNEGIVINQSLDSNQIAKANILVLITSKLKYFMILVSVAIIFNLIVNIMNPFGVKESSQIDLKEFLPILILILVPYFIWNSLKKSAQKAHLEKRRFFENVNYIFDTTEFKIEGENFNNVYNWNELKKIKETKNWFLIFTNDYQAVALDKNQQKKEKIEELKKFLNSLNIQKSLK; from the coding sequence AAATTGCAAAAGCAAACATTTTGGTTCTTATTACCAGCAAATTAAAATACTTCATGATTTTAGTTTCGGTAGCAATCATTTTTAACTTGATAGTAAACATAATGAATCCCTTTGGTGTTAAAGAAAGTTCTCAAATAGATTTAAAGGAATTTCTCCCTATACTAATTCTTATACTCGTCCCATATTTTATTTGGAACTCTTTAAAAAAATCTGCTCAAAAAGCTCATTTAGAAAAAAGAAGGTTTTTTGAAAATGTAAATTACATTTTTGACACTACTGAATTCAAAATAGAAGGCGAAAATTTCAATAACGTATACAATTGGAATGAGTTAAAAAAAATAAAGGAAACCAAAAATTGGTTTTTGATATTTACAAACGATTATCAGGCAGTCGCTTTAGACAAAAACCAACAAAAAAAAGAAAAAATTGAAGAACTGAAAAAGTTCCTTAATTCTTTAAATATCCAAAAAAGTTTAAAATAA
- a CDS encoding sigma-54 interaction domain-containing protein, whose product MENVQATKQKFEIIGNDPKLNRAIEKAIQVAPTDISVLVTGESGVGKESIPKIIHSLSHRKHGKYIAVNCGAIPEGTIDSELFGHEKGSFTGATATREGYFEVADGGTIFLDEVGELPLTTQVRLLRVLENGEFIKVGSSQVQKTNVRIVAATNVNMAEAIEKGKFREDLYYRLSTVEIGLPPLRERREDIHLLFRKFASDFAHKYKMPPIKLEDQAVQYLLKYRWSGNIRQLRNVAEQISVLETNRDISLQTLTSYLPVEGSNLPSVIGKKPESDFSTERDILYKVLFDMKSDLNDLKKLTLELMKSGSKVQDINPSLIQKVYGNTKESETGILFEEQPIVSVIPSTNNQVDEEYIDDDDNYIFADTIEEEDSLRLDQKEIELIKKALERNKGKRKAAADELGISERTLYRKIKQFDL is encoded by the coding sequence ATGGAAAACGTTCAAGCCACAAAACAAAAATTTGAGATTATTGGTAATGATCCCAAACTAAACCGTGCTATTGAAAAAGCCATTCAAGTAGCTCCTACAGATATTTCGGTATTAGTTACTGGTGAAAGTGGTGTTGGTAAAGAAAGTATTCCAAAAATAATTCATTCTTTATCACATCGTAAGCATGGCAAATACATTGCGGTAAACTGTGGAGCAATTCCAGAAGGAACAATAGACAGCGAATTGTTTGGTCATGAGAAAGGATCATTTACAGGAGCAACTGCAACTCGCGAAGGATATTTTGAAGTGGCTGATGGCGGAACCATCTTCCTTGATGAAGTTGGCGAACTTCCTTTAACCACACAAGTACGTTTATTGCGTGTTCTTGAAAATGGCGAATTCATCAAAGTTGGTTCATCACAAGTACAAAAAACTAATGTTAGAATCGTAGCTGCTACTAACGTAAATATGGCTGAAGCGATAGAAAAAGGGAAATTTCGCGAAGACTTATATTACCGTTTAAGTACAGTAGAAATAGGCTTACCACCACTTCGTGAACGCAGAGAGGACATCCACTTATTGTTCAGAAAGTTTGCTTCCGATTTTGCCCATAAATACAAAATGCCTCCTATCAAATTAGAAGATCAGGCTGTACAATATTTACTAAAATACCGTTGGAGCGGAAATATTCGTCAATTGCGAAATGTTGCTGAACAAATTTCCGTATTAGAAACCAATAGAGATATTTCGCTTCAAACATTGACATCATATTTACCTGTCGAAGGAAGTAATTTACCTTCTGTAATTGGGAAAAAACCAGAAAGTGATTTTTCTACCGAAAGAGATATTCTTTACAAAGTCCTTTTTGACATGAAAAGCGACTTAAACGATTTAAAGAAACTTACTTTGGAACTAATGAAAAGTGGTTCGAAAGTACAGGATATAAATCCAAGCTTGATTCAAAAAGTATACGGAAATACTAAAGAAAGTGAAACTGGAATTCTTTTCGAGGAACAACCAATTGTATCTGTAATTCCTAGTACAAACAATCAAGTAGACGAAGAATATATTGATGACGATGACAACTATATTTTTGCCGATACAATTGAAGAAGAAGATTCATTACGTTTAGACCAAAAAGAAATCGAGCTCATCAAAAAAGCATTAGAACGTAATAAAGGAAAACGTAAAGCGGCTGCGGATGAATTGGGAATTTCAGAAAGAACGCTGTATAGAAAAATTAAACAATTCGATTTGTAA
- a CDS encoding LptE family protein translates to MRKIYYIIFASISFLLSGCSVYNFTGTGKIDAKTFQVNYFQNVSELIEPGIERTFTLRLQDLIQNQTNLTLTNTDGDLVYEGEIVDYRISPMTSTANLTAAQNRLTITVNLRFSNKNKSEDDFEKRFSFFYDYPGEQQLTGSQLRTALDEIFERITQDMFNDTLAKW, encoded by the coding sequence ATGAGAAAAATCTATTACATAATATTTGCCTCTATTTCTTTCCTTTTGAGTGGTTGTTCTGTTTACAACTTTACAGGAACTGGAAAAATTGACGCTAAAACTTTTCAGGTAAATTACTTTCAAAATGTTTCTGAGTTAATAGAACCAGGAATTGAAAGAACCTTTACATTACGTTTACAGGATTTAATTCAAAATCAAACCAATTTAACCCTTACAAACACAGACGGGGATCTAGTCTATGAAGGAGAAATTGTAGATTACAGAATAAGTCCAATGACCTCTACTGCCAATTTAACAGCCGCCCAAAACAGATTAACAATAACTGTAAACCTTAGGTTTTCAAATAAAAACAAATCTGAAGACGATTTCGAAAAACGTTTTTCGTTCTTCTATGATTATCCGGGCGAGCAACAACTTACTGGGTCTCAACTAAGAACTGCATTAGATGAAATTTTTGAGCGAATTACTCAAGACATGTTCAACGACACTTTAGCCAAATGGTAA
- a CDS encoding tetratricopeptide repeat protein translates to MNVAEFTYLLSKPDAINENQTQDLSKILDEFPYFQSARSIYLKGLFKQDSFKYNSALKTTAAHTTDRTVLFNFITSEEFISIQKEINKVNDEQIKPIEVEEKEITIEKTEKKSESTINKLEQSVLESIEIATANTRDNIINEEKQEKPESILEKSILQSIKEALPEELEVTDNELMEMKEKISWLEDTVEVEEVQPTPVTFSKNETHSFQEWLQLSKAKPIEREETAEETSNVIETNSTTDKKEEKSEKSNSKMDLIDRFIESNPKIPAPKDNLPLPGYLTKKEETPYLMTETLAKIYLEQKKYSKAIQAYEILILKYPEKSSLFANRILDIKELQQNNK, encoded by the coding sequence ATGAACGTTGCTGAATTTACATATTTGCTTAGCAAACCTGATGCAATCAATGAAAATCAAACGCAAGATTTAAGTAAAATTCTTGATGAGTTTCCTTATTTTCAGAGTGCAAGGAGCATATATTTAAAAGGTCTTTTTAAACAAGACAGCTTTAAGTACAATTCAGCTTTAAAAACAACGGCAGCACACACAACTGACAGAACTGTACTTTTTAACTTTATTACCTCTGAAGAATTTATCAGTATTCAAAAAGAAATCAATAAAGTAAATGACGAACAAATCAAGCCTATAGAGGTTGAAGAAAAGGAAATTACAATTGAAAAAACAGAAAAAAAATCTGAATCAACAATAAATAAACTTGAGCAATCCGTTTTAGAATCAATAGAAATTGCAACAGCAAATACTAGAGACAACATAATCAACGAAGAAAAGCAAGAGAAACCAGAATCAATATTAGAAAAATCAATTTTACAATCAATAAAAGAGGCTTTACCAGAAGAATTAGAAGTAACAGATAACGAGTTAATGGAAATGAAAGAAAAAATTTCGTGGTTAGAAGACACTGTCGAAGTTGAAGAAGTTCAACCAACACCAGTTACTTTTAGCAAAAACGAAACACATTCTTTTCAAGAATGGCTTCAATTATCTAAAGCTAAACCTATAGAGAGAGAAGAAACTGCTGAAGAAACTTCAAATGTTATCGAAACAAACTCTACAACTGATAAAAAAGAAGAAAAGTCAGAAAAATCAAATTCTAAAATGGATTTGATTGATAGGTTCATAGAGTCAAACCCTAAAATCCCTGCACCTAAAGACAATCTTCCATTACCAGGTTATCTGACGAAAAAAGAGGAGACTCCTTATTTAATGACTGAAACTTTAGCGAAAATATATTTAGAGCAAAAAAAATATTCAAAAGCAATCCAAGCATATGAAATATTAATTTTGAAATATCCAGAAAAAAGTAGTTTATTTGCAAACCGAATTTTAGACATTAAAGAATTACAACAAAATAACAAATAG
- the secG gene encoding preprotein translocase subunit SecG, protein MSTFSIFLVLITIVCFLLVVVIMVQNPKGGGLSSTFGSSQMMGGVQKTTDFLDKSTWYLGAALIALILLSSLSFNGSSSDTGSKVIDESAVTAPAIPSSAPAASDNKTAPATDATKPATEEKK, encoded by the coding sequence ATGAGTACATTTTCGATTTTTTTAGTTTTAATCACTATAGTTTGTTTTTTACTAGTCGTGGTAATTATGGTTCAAAACCCTAAAGGAGGAGGATTATCTTCAACTTTTGGAAGTTCACAAATGATGGGTGGAGTACAAAAAACAACTGACTTCTTAGATAAAAGTACTTGGTATTTAGGAGCTGCATTAATTGCTTTAATTTTATTATCAAGCTTAAGCTTCAATGGAAGTTCTAGCGACACTGGTTCAAAAGTAATTGATGAGAGCGCTGTAACTGCTCCTGCTATCCCTTCTTCTGCTCCAGCTGCTTCAGACAACAAAACTGCTCCAGCTACAGATGCTACTAAACCAGCAAC